GCGACACCACCCGGAACTCCCACGTCTCGGTCCAGGCCGACGATCGGCCCGCCCGCTGCGAATGTTCGTGGTCGGCGGTGAAGGTCATGCGGCGGGCTGCTCGGTCGGGCGTCCGGGCGCCAAGGCCCAGTCGAGCCCGGCCAACAGCGCACGGGCGGCGGGGCGCACCAGCAACGGATCGACCATCGGCGCGACCGGCAACCAGAGCTTGCGGCGCGCCCACGGCGGGAGCAGCGCGATGGCGGCAGCACCGATGACCCCGTAGACGGGACGGGCGGCGAGGGCGACCGGCGGCGCGAGCAAGAACCGGACCGCGTCGCGGGCCTGGTGGCCCACGACCAGCTCGGGGCGGATCTGCTCGAGCCACTGCCGCAGTTCGTCGCGCGACTCCGGCACCGGCGCAGCGCCGAGCAGCTTGGCGACGACGGCCATCTCGGAGAGGTAGCGGTCCATCTCGTCGGCAGTGAGCGGCTCGCCGCGCCCGTAGCGCTGGTAGGCGGCGAGGAAGCTGTCGACCTCGGTGACGTGCACCCAGGCCAGCAGGTGCGGGTCGTTCGCCTCGTAGCGGCGACCGTCGGGGGCGGTGCCGTGGACCCGGCCGTGGATGCGCCGCACCCGGTCGATCATCGCCCGCGCCTCCTCCTCGGTGCCGTAGGTGGTGACGCCGATGAACCGGCCGGTGCGTCGCAGACGTCCCCACGGGTCGCTGCGGTAGTCGGAGTGATCGGCCACACCCGCCATCGCCAGGGGGTGCAGGGTCTGCAGGAGCAGGGCACGGAGCCCACCGACGAACATGGCCGGATCGCCGTGCACCACCCAGGTGACCGAGTCAGGGGCGAACAACCCTGGTGACGCCGGGGTGCTGCGCTCGGGCGCCGCCTCACCACCGCCCACCAGCAGCCGGATCGAGTCGGCCATCCGGGTGCGAACCGCGGCGAATGGGTCACCGACGGTCGCAGCCATGGGGACAGCCTACGGCCGCTCGGGTGGATGGGACCGGTCGGGTGGGTCGGGGACGTCGGTGCCGATCGATCGAGACTAGCGAGACCTCTACGATGAGCCGGTGCCCAGGTTCCTGTCCGACGAGTGGATCGCTGAGCTCGACGATCGGGCCCGTGCCCTGCCCGAGCTGGTGCTCGACGGTGACGACGAGCTGGTCGTTCAGCACACCGTCTCCGGGGTTCCCGGCCGCGGTGAGGTGACGTTCCACCTGCACCTGTCATCAGGCCCGGCCCGAGTGCGATCCGGGCCTGCCGAAGCACCCACGGTCACCTTCTCCCATGACCACGACACCGCCACTGCCCTCGCCGCGGGCGAAGGGAGCGCCCAGGCGGCGTTCATGGCCGGACGTCTTCGCGTCGGTGGCCAGATCGACCAGCTCATCGCCCGCCACGGGCAGTTCGCGGGAATCGACGACGTCTTCGCCGCACTGCGGGCCGTCACCGAGTTCTGAGCGATGCCCGAGCTCCCCGAGGTCCAGGCCCACGCCGAACGCCTCACCTCCGAGCTTGCCGGGGCCACGCTGTCGAGGTTCGAGCCGTTGTCGTTCACGGTGCTGCGCACCTACGCACCGGACCCGGCCTCCGCCGTCGGGTCGGCGCTGGACGAGATCGGTCGCCGCGGCAAGCTGTTGCTGCTGCGGTTCGCCCACCTCACCTTCGTCGTCCACCCCATGCAGGGCGGCCGGTTGCGGCCCGACCTCAAGCAGTCGGCCAAACCCCGCAACGGCATCGCTCGGTGGCGCTTCGACGACGGCCGCGCCCTGCTGCTGACCGAACCCGGCACCGAGCGCAAGGCCGGAGTGTGGGTGGTCGAAGGCGAGCCGCTCACCCAGGCTCCCCTCGACGACCTGGGTCCCGAGGCTGACGAGCTCGATCGCGCCGAGCTCGCCGCGCTGCTCACCGACACCTCCATGCGGGTGCACGGGTTCCTGCGCGACCAGCACCTGGTGGCCGGGGTCGGCCGGCGGCTCGCCAACGAGATCTGCCACCGAGCCCGGCTGTCGCCCTTCGCCACCACCTCCAAGCTGTCCGGCGACGAGGTCGACCGCCTGCACCGGGCCATCGGCGAGGTCATCGCCGAGTCCCTCGAGTTCGAGCGGGCCCGGGACGAGATGGTCGGTGCCGCCGATCGGCCCGGTACGGTCCACAACCAGGTGGGCGAGCCCTGTCCGGTCTGCGGCGACGAGGTCCGTGCGGTCGAGTACCGCGCCTACACGATCGCCTACTGCCCAACCTGCCAGACCGGGGGCAAGGTGCTGGCGGACAACACCACCAGCAAGTTCCTCAAGTAGCGCGGGTGCGGCCCGCCCGCCGGTGGGGCCGGCCGGTGGACGCGGGACCACCTTCGAGGTATTGTCATGCTGTTTCAGCAACTCTCAAGCCGGAAGGCGGATTCCGATGTCACATGACCCTCCACCACCTCCACCGCCACCTCCTCCGATCCCCGGCTGGGGTGCCCACCAGCAACACCAGTCGCCGCCGCCACCACCACCACCACCAGCAGCAGCAGCAGCCGGCGATCGCCCTCCGAGCTACATGGGCCTGGCGGTGGGCGCCCTACTCGTGTTCTGGCCAACGGGCATCGCCGCCATGGTGCACGCGGCCCAGGTCGATTCGGCGTGGGAGAACGGCCGGGGCGACGAGGCGCGCAGGCGGTCGCACGAAGCTCGGAGGTGGTCGATGATCTCGTTCGTCATCATGGGGCTCAGCTGGGCCTTCGTCGGCCTGGTCCTGATGGCGTACGCCGCGTCCAGCCCCGGGTGACCCCTGGGTCGAGGCGCTACAGCAGGCCGAGGTCGGCGACGGTGTCGCGCTCGTCGCCCAGCTCGGCGACGGTGGCATCGATGCGGCCCCGCGAGAAGTCGTCGATGTCGAGGCCCTGGACGATCTCGTAGGTGCCTCCCGAACAGGTCACGGGGAACGACGAGATCAGCCCCTCGGAGACGCCGTAGGAGCCGTCGGAGGGGATGGCCATCGAGACCCAGTCGCCGTCGGGGGTGCCCGCCACCCAGTCGCGCACGTGGTCGATGGCGGCGTTGGCCGCCGATGCCGCACTGGAGAGGCCCCGCGCCTCGATGATGGCGGCACCGCGCTGCTGGACGGTGGGGATGAACTCGTTCTCGAGCCAGTTCTGGTCGTCGACCAGCTCGGCGGCGTTCTTGGCGTTGACCTCGGCATGGAAGATGTCGGGGTACTGGGTGGCCGAGTGGTTGCCCCAGATGGTCATGTTGGTGACCGCGGTGACCGGGGCACCGACCTTGGCGGCGAGCTGGGCCTTGGCCCGGTTGTGGTCGAGGCGGGTCATGGCGGTGAACTGCGCACCGGCGATGTTGGGCGCGTTGTTCATGGCGATGAGGCAGTTGGTGTTGGCCGGGTTGCCGACCACCAGGACCTTCACCCCGTCGGCGGCGTTGTCCGACAGCGCCTTGCCCTGGCCGGTGAAGATGGCACCGTTGGCCTCGAGCAGGTCCTTGCGCTCCATGCCCTTCGAACGGGGACGGGAACCGACGAGGAGCGCGTACTCGACCCCGTCGAAGGCCTGGTTGGCGTCATCGGTCTGGACGATGCCGGCCAGCAGCGGGAAGGCGCAGTCGTCGAGCTCCATGGCCACGCCCTTCAAGGCGTCGAGCGCCGGCGTGATCTCGAGGAGCTGGAGGATGACGGGCTGATCCTCGCCGAGCATCTGACCGCTGGCGATGCGAAAGAGGAGGCTGTAGCCGATCTGGCCGGCACCTCCGGTCACTGCGACGCGTACGGGATCCTTCATCGTCTGGCGCTCCTCGGAAGATTTCGTGGGGGGTACCCGCCGAATCTAGTGCGCGACCCCTCCGCGCTGTAACTGGCCAGAGGCGGCTCAGGCCGCCGAACCGCGGCGGGTGTTGCCGATCCAGCTGGTGTAGAGGCCGGCGTAGATGCCGCCGGCGGCGACCAGCTCGTCGTGGGAGCCCACCTCGACGACCTGGCCCTGGTCGAACACCAGCACCAGGTCGGCGGCTTCGGCGGTGGAGAGCCGGTGGGCGATGCTGACCATGGTGCGGTCCTCGGCCAGGGTGTGAAGCGCCGAGGACAGGGCCCGTTCGGTCTCGGGGTCGACCGAGCTGGTGGCCTCGTCGAGGACCAGCAGCCCGGGGTCGGCGAGCTGGGCCCGGGCCAGGGCCACCAGCTGGCGTTCCCCGACCGAGAGGTTCTCTCCCCGTTCTCCCACCCCGGTGTCGAGCCCGTTCGGCAAGCGGTCGACCCACCAATCGAGTCCCAGGTGCTCGAAGGCGAGGTCGATGTCGGCGTCGGTGGCGCCCTCGTGGCCGAACCGGACGTTCTCGCGCACGGTCGTGTCGAACAAGAACCCGTCCTGGGGCACCATGCGCACCGCCCGACGGCGGGCCGAGGGGCGGATGTCGCGCAGGTCGATGCCATCGAGGTAGATCGCCCCCGCGGTGGGGTCCGCGAGGCGGGCGAGCAGCTTGGCGAAGGTGGTCTTGCCCGAACCGGTCTCGCCGACGATGGCCACGTTGGTGCCGGCGGGGATGGTGACGTCGACGCCGTGCAACACCCGGCCGCCGGTGCGGTAGGCGAACTCGAGGCCTTCGGTCCGCACCTCGATGGCGTCGAACCCGAGATCGGGACCGTCGTGGCGCTCGGGGATCTCGACGGGGGTGTCCAACAGATCGAGCACCTTGCGCCACCCGGCCAGCGCGGTCTGGGTCTGGTCGAGCACCTCGCCCAGCTCCGAGATCGGGTTCTGCAACAGGCTCACGAGGAACACGCAGGCGACGAGGGCACCGGTGTCGAGCTCCCAGGCCCCGCTGTACCAGGCGCCGATGCCGGCCACGAGGCCGATGGCCACGGCACCGAACAGGTCGCCGGTGGGGAAGATGAGCGCGAAGTAGCGGGCGGCGAGCATGCGGGCCCGGTAGGCGGCGTCGATGGCGACGTGGAGTCGGCCGCGGGTGCGCTCCTCGATGCCATAGGCCCGCACCACATCGGCGCCCATGATCGCCTCGGAGATCTCGGTGAGCAGGTCGGCGACCCGGGTGCGGAGCTGGTCGTAGGCAGCGAGCTGGCGGCGTTGGAGGTTGCGGAGGATGGCGACCAACGGCACGAAGGCGACGAGCACCACGACCGCGAGCTGCCAGGCGTACACCGCGAGCACCACCAGGGTGGCGATGATGACGGTGGTGTTGACCACCCAGGCGACCGCGCCCCACTGGGCGAAACGGGCGATCGTCTCGATGTCGCTGGTGACCCGGGAGACAAGGATCCCCCGTTTGGTGTCGTTGTGGTCGGCGACCGACAGGGCGTGGATGTGGGCGAAGGCGCGCACACGGAGCCCTCTCAGCGTGGCCTCGGCCGCCGTGAGGAGCCGAAGGTAGGTGTAGCGGCTCGACCACCACACCGCCACGATGACCACCAGGGCGATGGCCGAGGCCCGCAGGACGAACTCGGGTCGGTACCCGTCGGGGCCCATCACCCCTCGGTCGAGGATCTGCTGGATCAGCACGGGGATGGCCAGGCGGCCGACGGCGGTGGCGATGGCCATGGCGATGGTGAAGGCGATGCCGACCTTCAGCTCGGGGCTCGCCGCCAGCCCGCGCCGCAGCACCCCGATGGCACCGTCGGCTCCGAGATCGGTGTCGCCGTCGTCGGCGACGAAGGGGTCCGGACCCAGCGGGTCGGGTGCCTCCTCGTGTGGAAGGTGGTGCTCCAGCGCCAGGTGCTGAGGGTGGTGGTGGCCGTCGGCGGTCATCGCATGGCCTCGTCCTCGTAGGCGCTCACCAGCCGTTCGTAGCCGGGATGGTCGAGCAGCTGGGCGTGAGTGCCGGTGGCCACGACCCGTCCGCCGTCGAGGTAGATGACCCGATCGGCCAGCTCGATGGTGGAGATGCGGTGGGCCACCACGACCGTGGTGGTTCCGAGCGCGTCACGCAGACCGTCGAGGATGCGGGCCTCGACCACCGGATCGACCGCCGAGGTGGCGTCGTCGAGCACGAGGAGCCGGGGGCGGCGCACCAGGGCACGGGCCAGGGCGACCCGCTGGCGCTGGCCGCCCGACAGGCTCACCCCACGTTCGCCCACCACCGTGTCGAAGCCCTGGGGCATCTCGGCGACGAACCCGTCGGCCTGGGCGATGCGTGCGGCCTCGAGCACCTCGTCGTCGCCGGCGTCGGTCGACATGGCGATGTTGGCGGTGATCGACTCGGCGAACAGGAACGACTCCTGGAACACGATGGCCACCGCGTCGCGGAGCGCGCCGGGGTCGGCATCGGCGAGGTCGATCCCGCCGAGCCGGATCGTCCCACGGTCGGGTTCGACGAGATGGACCAGCAGCTGACAGAAGGTGCTCTTGCCACCACCCGTCGCTCCGACGAGGGCCACGATCTCGCCCGGGTCGACGTGCACGCTGACATCGTCGAGGGCGGGCTGGTCGGCGACGCCGGGGTAGGTGAAGGTGAGGTGCTCGACGTCGACCGCGAGTGGGGTGTCGGGGAGTGGGGCGGTGCCCCCCGGGTGTTCGTCGAGGTCGGCGCGGGCGGCCAGCACCCCGTCGATCCGCTCGAGCGACACCACCGACCGGGGCAGCTCCTCGAGGAAGAAGCCCATGACTCGCATGGGGAAGGCCAGCACTCCGAACAACGCCATGGCCGCGACGAGGTCGCCGGGGCTGATCGCCCCGTCGGCGAGGCGCCACGCCCCGGCGACGAGCAGGGCCACGGTGCCCACCGCGGGGATGGCGTCGATGCTCGGCTCGAACACCGCCCGCAGCCGCCCGACGTCGATGCGCGCCTCGCGCAGGCGGTCGGAGGCCTCGGCCATGCGTTCGATCTCGGCGTCCTCGCGGCCGAGGGTCTTGACCACCAGTGCGCCGTCGAAGCTCTCGTGGGCGACGTTGGAGACCTCGCCGATGCGGTGCTGGACCATGGCCGAGGGCTGCTCGACCCGCGCGGTGTACACGCGGTTGAGGATGGTCAGCATGGGGAACACGAGCAGGCCGATGCCCATGATCAACGGATCGATCAGCGCCAGGGACGCGACCGAGAAGGCGATGAGCACCAGGACCCCGGTGGTGAAGGGCAGCGGCACCAACACCTCGGTGGCGGCCTCGACGTCGGCGTCGGCGTGGGCCAGCAACTCGCCGGTCGGATGATCGAGGTGGTAGGCCAGCGGGACGTCGAGGTAGGTGTCGGTCACCTGCCGACGTAGCGATGCCTGGGTCCGGTAGGTGGTCATCGCCGCGAAGTAGCGGCGGATCACCACACCGAGGGACCGCAGCATCGCCATGGCGACCACCGCGCCCACCGCGGCCATCACCGTCGAGAAGCCGACCTCCCCGTCGCGGACGGCGGGGACGATGAGGTCGTCGGTGACCCATCCCAGCACCCTGGTGCCACCGACGAGCGCCCCCGAGAAGATCACGGCGCCGATGAGAGCGACGCCGAACGGGCGCGGGTGCATGCGGACGTAGCGGGCGAGCAGACGCGCTCCACGCCGCAGCACCGAGGTGGGTTCGTGATCGACGTTCATGGCTCCCCAGGGACTCTGTTCGCCCCGCAGGCAGCAAGGCTACGAAGGTTCGTCACCTGCGCCCATCGAGATTCGGTACCCGGCGCGCGACGGGCCGCCCACGAGGGCGGCCCGCGCTCGGCGCTGGGCGGGTCGGTGGCTCAGAGCTGGAGCGACTTGACCTCGAGGAACTCCTCGAAGCCGTACTTGCCGAGCTCGCGGCCGATGCCGGACTGTTTGTAGCCACCGAAGGGGGCGACGACGTTGAAGCTTCCACCGTTGACGTCGACCTGGCCGGTGCGCATGCGCAGCGCGACCCGCTTGGCCCGTTCGGGGTCGGCCGAGGACACGCCACCGGCGAGCCCGTAGATGGAGTCGTTGGCGATGGCGACGGCTTCGTCCTCGTCGTCGTAGCCGATGATGGACAGCACCGGCCCGAAGATCTCCTCCTGGGCGATGGTCATGTCGTTGGTGACGTCGGCGAAGACCGTGGGCTGCACGAAGTAGCCCTTGTCGAAGCCCTCGGGGATGTCGGGACCGCCGACCACCAAGGTCGCGCCTTCCTCGATGCCCTTGCGGATGTAGTCCCGGACGGTGTCCTGCTGGGCCTTGGAGGCCAGCGGGCCGAGCATGGCGGACTCGGAGTCGGCGGGACCGAGCGGGAAGTTCGCCACCGCCGCACCGGCGATCTGGGCGACCTCGTCCATCTTGTCGTTGGGCACCAGCATGCGGGTGAGGGCGGTGCAGGTCTGGCCCGAGTTCAAGAAGCAGGCGAACACGCCCTTGGGCACCACCAGCTCGAGGTCGGCGTCGTCGAGGATGATGTTGGCCGACTTGCCGCCCAGCTCGAGGTGGACCCGCTTGATGGTGTCGGCCCCGCCCTTGGCCACGCGGGCTCCCGCGGTGGTGGACCCGGTGAAGGACACCATGTCGATGTCGGGGTGACCCGAGATGGCCTCGCCCACGACCCGGCCGGGCCCGGCGACGAGGTTGAACACACCTGGGGGCAGGCCGATGTCGTCGAAGATCTGGGCCAGCAGGAAGGCGCTGAGCGGTGCGACCTCGCTGGGCTTGTGCACCACGGTGCACCCGGCAGCGATGGCAGGGGCCACCTTGGCCATGGTCTGGTGCAACGGGTAGTTCCACGGAGTGATGCATCCGACGACGCCGATGGGTTCGCGCACGACGAGGGAGTTGTTGATCTGCTCCTCCCACTCGAAGTTCTTGGCCGTCTCGACGACGCTGGCGGTGGTGGAGGCGGGCAGGCCGGCCTGGATCATCTTGGCGAAGTTGATCGGCATGCCGACCTCGCCCGACACGGTCTCGGCGATCTCGTCGGTGCGGGCGGTGAGCTCCTCGGCGAGGCGCTGGACGTACTTGAGGCGCTCGTCGACCGGCTGGGCCGACCAGGTCTCGAAGGCCCGGCGGGCGGCGGCGACGGCGGTGTCGACGTCGGCCTCGTTGCCGGTGGCGATGCGACCCATCACCTCTTCGGTGGAGGCGTTGATGACGTCGGTGGAACCGGTCCCCTGTGGCGCCACCCAGGCACCGTCGATGTAGATCTTGTCGTAGCTGCGCATGTGATGGCCCCCTGGTCGGCAACTGTCGGTGGCGTTCCACCGTAGCCGGTGCCTGCGCCGATCGCCCACCGGACCGTACAGCGTACGGTCCGCTCGGACGACGGGCGCGGCATGGCCACTTGTCTTGAACTTGTACTAACCTCCGGCGGGTACCCGTCCATCCCCCGAACACCGCACGCGAGGACCCGAGAACATGGCGAAGATCAAGGTGGCCAACCCCGTCGTCGAGATCGACGGCGACGAGATGACCCGCATCATCTGGCAGATGATCAAGGACAAGCTGATCCTGCCCTACCTCGATGTCGACCTGAGGTACTTCGACCTGAGCATCGAGCACCGCGACGCCACCGACGACCAGGTCACCGTCGACGCCGCCAACGCCATCGCCGAACACGGTGTGGGCGTCAAGTGCGCCACCATCACCCCCGACGAGGCCCGCGTCGAGGAGTTCGGCCTCAAGCACATGTGGCGGTCGCCCAACGGCACCATCCGCAACATCTTGGGCGGCGTGGTGTTCCGCGAGCCGATCATCATGTCCAACATCCCCCGCTACGTACCCGGGTGGACACAGCCCATCATCATCGGCCGTCACGCCTTCGGCGACCAGTACCGGGCCACCGACTTCACGGTTCCCGGCGCCGGCACCCTGACCATGACCTTCACCCCCGCCGACGGTGGCGAACCCATGGAGTTCAAGGTCTTCGACTTCCCCGACGCCGGGGTCGCCATGGGCATGTACAACCTCGACGAGTCCATCCGGGACTTCGCCCGGGCCAGCTTCCGCTACGGCCTCAGCCGCAACTACCCGGTCTACATGTCCACCAAGAACACGATCCTCAAGGCCTACGACGGCCGGTTCAAGGACCTGTTCCAGGAGGTGTTCGACGCCGAGTTCAAAGAGCAGTTCGACGCTGCGGGCCTCACCTACGAGCACCGCCTCATCGACGACATGGTCGCCGCGGCCATGAAGTGGGAGGGCGGCTACGTGTGGGCCTGCAAGAACTACGACGGCGACGTGCAGTCCGACACCGTCGCCCAGGGCTTCGGGTCGCTCGGGCTCATGACCTCGGTGCTGATGACCCCCGACGGCCAGACCGTCGAGGCCGAGGCCGCCCACGGCACCGTCACCCGTCACTACCGCGAGCACCAGAAGGGCAACCCCACCTCCACCAACCCCATCGCGTCGATCTTCGCCTGGACGCGTGGGCCTCATCCACCGCGGCACGGTCGACGAGACCCCCGAGGTCGTCCAGTTCGCCGAGACCCTCGAGCGGGTCGTCATCGACACCGTCGAGAGCGGCAAGATGACCAAGGACCTGGCCCTGCTCGTCGGCGGCGACCAGGACTGGCTCACCACCGAGGACTTCATGGACGCCCTCGACCAGGGGCTCAAGACCCGACTCGGCTGACCAACAGACCCCCCGCCCGGCTCAGCCGAGCCCGAGGTTGGCGGCGATCTCGCGGGTCGCGGTCGAGCGGTTGAGCGTGTAGAAGTGCAGGCCGGGAACGCCCTCGTCGAGGAGGCGCTGGCACAGCTCGGTCGCCACCTCGACCCCGATCGCCCGAACGGTGGCCGGGTCGTCGGCCACGGCTTCGAGTCGCTCGGCGAGATCGACGGGGAACTCGGCGCCCGACAGCTCGGCGAAGCGCTGAACCTGGCGGGCGTTGGTGACCGGCATGATCCCGGGGATCACCGGGGTGGTGCATCCCAACGCCGCCAGCTCGTCGATCATGCGCAGGTGGTCCTCGGCGCGGAAGAAGAACTGGGTGATGGCGAAGTCGGCGACGTCGAGCTTGGCCGCCAGGTGACGTCGGTCCGAGGCCATGTCGGACGAACGGGGATGGCCCTCGGGGTGGGCGGCGACCCCGACCGAGAAGTCACCCGACTCGCGCACCAGCTCCACGAGCTCGACCGCGTACCGGAAG
This genomic interval from Acidimicrobiales bacterium contains the following:
- the metF gene encoding methylenetetrahydrofolate reductase [NAD(P)H], with amino-acid sequence MAYIRDLLAADRTVSFEFFPPKTDEAERQLEKAIRELQPLEPSFVSVTYGAGGSTRERTRDIVLGIEAETPLTAMAHLTCIGHDRAEVVELLAEYQDGGVHNILALAGDPPTDGSDPVGDFRYAVELVELVRESGDFSVGVAAHPEGHPRSSDMASDRRHLAAKLDVADFAITQFFFRAEDHLRMIDELAALGCTTPVIPGIMPVTNARQVQRFAELSGAEFPVDLAERLEAVADDPATVRAIGVEVATELCQRLLDEGVPGLHFYTLNRSTATREIAANLGLG
- a CDS encoding CD225/dispanin family protein; the encoded protein is MSHDPPPPPPPPPPIPGWGAHQQHQSPPPPPPPPAAAAAGDRPPSYMGLAVGALLVFWPTGIAAMVHAAQVDSAWENGRGDEARRRSHEARRWSMISFVIMGLSWAFVGLVLMAYAASSPG
- a CDS encoding aldehyde dehydrogenase family protein gives rise to the protein MRSYDKIYIDGAWVAPQGTGSTDVINASTEEVMGRIATGNEADVDTAVAAARRAFETWSAQPVDERLKYVQRLAEELTARTDEIAETVSGEVGMPINFAKMIQAGLPASTTASVVETAKNFEWEEQINNSLVVREPIGVVGCITPWNYPLHQTMAKVAPAIAAGCTVVHKPSEVAPLSAFLLAQIFDDIGLPPGVFNLVAGPGRVVGEAISGHPDIDMVSFTGSTTAGARVAKGGADTIKRVHLELGGKSANIILDDADLELVVPKGVFACFLNSGQTCTALTRMLVPNDKMDEVAQIAGAAVANFPLGPADSESAMLGPLASKAQQDTVRDYIRKGIEEGATLVVGGPDIPEGFDKGYFVQPTVFADVTNDMTIAQEEIFGPVLSIIGYDDEDEAVAIANDSIYGLAGGVSSADPERAKRVALRMRTGQVDVNGGSFNVVAPFGGYKQSGIGRELGKYGFEEFLEVKSLQL
- a CDS encoding ABC transporter ATP-binding protein yields the protein MTADGHHHPQHLALEHHLPHEEAPDPLGPDPFVADDGDTDLGADGAIGVLRRGLAASPELKVGIAFTIAMAIATAVGRLAIPVLIQQILDRGVMGPDGYRPEFVLRASAIALVVIVAVWWSSRYTYLRLLTAAEATLRGLRVRAFAHIHALSVADHNDTKRGILVSRVTSDIETIARFAQWGAVAWVVNTTVIIATLVVLAVYAWQLAVVVLVAFVPLVAILRNLQRRQLAAYDQLRTRVADLLTEISEAIMGADVVRAYGIEERTRGRLHVAIDAAYRARMLAARYFALIFPTGDLFGAVAIGLVAGIGAWYSGAWELDTGALVACVFLVSLLQNPISELGEVLDQTQTALAGWRKVLDLLDTPVEIPERHDGPDLGFDAIEVRTEGLEFAYRTGGRVLHGVDVTIPAGTNVAIVGETGSGKTTFAKLLARLADPTAGAIYLDGIDLRDIRPSARRRAVRMVPQDGFLFDTTVRENVRFGHEGATDADIDLAFEHLGLDWWVDRLPNGLDTGVGERGENLSVGERQLVALARAQLADPGLLVLDEATSSVDPETERALSSALHTLAEDRTMVSIAHRLSTAEAADLVLVFDQGQVVEVGSHDELVAAGGIYAGLYTSWIGNTRRGSAA
- a CDS encoding DNA-formamidopyrimidine glycosylase family protein, whose amino-acid sequence is MPELPEVQAHAERLTSELAGATLSRFEPLSFTVLRTYAPDPASAVGSALDEIGRRGKLLLLRFAHLTFVVHPMQGGRLRPDLKQSAKPRNGIARWRFDDGRALLLTEPGTERKAGVWVVEGEPLTQAPLDDLGPEADELDRAELAALLTDTSMRVHGFLRDQHLVAGVGRRLANEICHRARLSPFATTSKLSGDEVDRLHRAIGEVIAESLEFERARDEMVGAADRPGTVHNQVGEPCPVCGDEVRAVEYRAYTIAYCPTCQTGGKVLADNTTSKFLK
- a CDS encoding ABC transporter ATP-binding protein, whose product is MNVDHEPTSVLRRGARLLARYVRMHPRPFGVALIGAVIFSGALVGGTRVLGWVTDDLIVPAVRDGEVGFSTVMAAVGAVVAMAMLRSLGVVIRRYFAAMTTYRTQASLRRQVTDTYLDVPLAYHLDHPTGELLAHADADVEAATEVLVPLPFTTGVLVLIAFSVASLALIDPLIMGIGLLVFPMLTILNRVYTARVEQPSAMVQHRIGEVSNVAHESFDGALVVKTLGREDAEIERMAEASDRLREARIDVGRLRAVFEPSIDAIPAVGTVALLVAGAWRLADGAISPGDLVAAMALFGVLAFPMRVMGFFLEELPRSVVSLERIDGVLAARADLDEHPGGTAPLPDTPLAVDVEHLTFTYPGVADQPALDDVSVHVDPGEIVALVGATGGGKSTFCQLLVHLVEPDRGTIRLGGIDLADADPGALRDAVAIVFQESFLFAESITANIAMSTDAGDDEVLEAARIAQADGFVAEMPQGFDTVVGERGVSLSGGQRQRVALARALVRRPRLLVLDDATSAVDPVVEARILDGLRDALGTTTVVVAHRISTIELADRVIYLDGGRVVATGTHAQLLDHPGYERLVSAYEDEAMR
- a CDS encoding oxygenase MpaB family protein, whose protein sequence is MAATVGDPFAAVRTRMADSIRLLVGGGEAAPERSTPASPGLFAPDSVTWVVHGDPAMFVGGLRALLLQTLHPLAMAGVADHSDYRSDPWGRLRRTGRFIGVTTYGTEEEARAMIDRVRRIHGRVHGTAPDGRRYEANDPHLLAWVHVTEVDSFLAAYQRYGRGEPLTADEMDRYLSEMAVVAKLLGAAPVPESRDELRQWLEQIRPELVVGHQARDAVRFLLAPPVALAARPVYGVIGAAAIALLPPWARRKLWLPVAPMVDPLLVRPAARALLAGLDWALAPGRPTEQPAA
- a CDS encoding NADP-dependent isocitrate dehydrogenase, coding for MAKIKVANPVVEIDGDEMTRIIWQMIKDKLILPYLDVDLRYFDLSIEHRDATDDQVTVDAANAIAEHGVGVKCATITPDEARVEEFGLKHMWRSPNGTIRNILGGVVFREPIIMSNIPRYVPGWTQPIIIGRHAFGDQYRATDFTVPGAGTLTMTFTPADGGEPMEFKVFDFPDAGVAMGMYNLDESIRDFARASFRYGLSRNYPVYMSTKNTILKAYDGRFKDLFQEVFDAEFKEQFDAAGLTYEHRLIDDMVAAAMKWEGGYVWACKNYDGDVQSDTVAQGFGSLGLMTSVLMTPDGQTVEAEAAHGTVTRHYREHQKGNPTSTNPIASIFAWTRGPHPPRHGRRDPRGRPVRRDPRAGRHRHRRERQDDQGPGPARRRRPGLAHHRGLHGRPRPGAQDPTRLTNRPPARLSRARGWRRSRGSRSSG
- a CDS encoding malate dehydrogenase; translated protein: MKDPVRVAVTGGAGQIGYSLLFRIASGQMLGEDQPVILQLLEITPALDALKGVAMELDDCAFPLLAGIVQTDDANQAFDGVEYALLVGSRPRSKGMERKDLLEANGAIFTGQGKALSDNAADGVKVLVVGNPANTNCLIAMNNAPNIAGAQFTAMTRLDHNRAKAQLAAKVGAPVTAVTNMTIWGNHSATQYPDIFHAEVNAKNAAELVDDQNWLENEFIPTVQQRGAAIIEARGLSSAASAANAAIDHVRDWVAGTPDGDWVSMAIPSDGSYGVSEGLISSFPVTCSGGTYEIVQGLDIDDFSRGRIDATVAELGDERDTVADLGLL
- a CDS encoding SCP2 sterol-binding domain-containing protein; translation: MPRFLSDEWIAELDDRARALPELVLDGDDELVVQHTVSGVPGRGEVTFHLHLSSGPARVRSGPAEAPTVTFSHDHDTATALAAGEGSAQAAFMAGRLRVGGQIDQLIARHGQFAGIDDVFAALRAVTEF